In Haematobia irritans isolate KBUSLIRL chromosome 1, ASM5000362v1, whole genome shotgun sequence, a genomic segment contains:
- the LOC142221800 gene encoding neprilysin-2-like — protein sequence MLIRLTLFVSLCGLYTLGVAKPTQDESYGIKMLSFMNQSVQPCDDFYEYACGNWKNVVKPRESYHKLNAILEVNRKMEDNAKMILAKPNINDVAPEYSDEFEKAKKFYKNCLESEIYPMRKSQTYLDVIKNVGGFPAIDEHWNASEFNWFNMTHKLFKYGAEILIKELYTASQYPFPMYLDIPQFGFDIRLRYDTVKATSSIAYTSNWKSMNDILMVYEVPKELRESTIKEIFVFLEATLNLIEEFQGDFRQCNYKYEKLSEEEANAVVDQFSPLYTSECAYFYHHFNRISAEHKAAVANYVSMKFLHYMDPKLKSSESQEDFCVQNVMNSMIYFFDQLYMKIFFNEEVRNDVEEIAINLRQSLKTLFTDADWMDSMPRVWALEKEADLKEYLGKFEDPKMTKRLLGELKNLQFVEGNFEQNMLNLKEFQTKMVHYNSLHHLDLNINTKPTRLMLGMQTTSKYYEDYNVVHIPAGILSPPVYQSTWPTVMKYAALGVLMGHDMIEVYESVGHFYSIRNDLDGWWTNKALRDPSKCFDKYFDNYFVPEIQGNLNSNATKTENIADAGALRMALMAYRRREPNLKEEQKIPGLNLEPEQLFFLGTAQMFCTSYSEADWANLSNDHQINKYRVLGLLTNSEDFAKAYGCPAGSQMNPTENKCRLW from the exons GTGTGACGATTTCTATGAGTATGCTTGTGGCAACTGGAAAAATGTAGTCAAACCACGCGAATCTTATCACAAGCTTAATGCTATCCTTGAAGTTAATCGTAAAATGGAGGATAATGCTAAGATGATCTTGGCCAAACCCAATATAAATGATGTGGCTCCTGAATACAGTGATGAATttgaaaaagctaaaaaattctataagaaTTGTCTGGAAAGTGAAATATATCCCATGCGTAAATCCCAAACTTATTTGGATGTCATCAAAAATGTTGGTGGCTTTCCAGCTATCGATGAACACTGGAATGCATCCGAATTCAATTGGTTCAATATGACGCATAAATTGTTCAAATATGGTGCCGAAATTCTAATCAAGGAACTGTATACTGCATCACAATATCCCTTCCCAATGTATTTGGATATACCACAGTTTGGTTTTGATATTAGACTTCGCTATGACACCGTTAAAGCTACATCTTCGATTGCCTACACAAGTAATTGGAAAAGCATGAATGATATTTTGATGGTATATGAAGTTCCGAAAGAGTTGCGTGAAAGcactattaaagaaatttttgtatttctggagGCTACCTTAAACCTAATTGAAGAATTTCAAGGCGACTTTAGGCAATGCaattacaaatatgaaaaacttagtgaAGAAGAAGCAAATGCTGTAGTTGATCAGTTTTCACCCCTCTATACAAGTGAATGTGCTTATTTCTACCATCACTTTAATCGGATAAGTGCCGAACATAAAGCTGCTGTGGCTAATTATGTGTCCATGAAATTCTTGCATTACATGGATCCTAAGCTAAAGAGTTCGGAATCTCAAGAAGATTTCTGCGTACAAAATGTGATGAACTCTATGATCTACTTCTTCGATCAGCTATACATGAAG ATATTTTTCAACGAAGAAGTACGCAACGATGTTGAAGAAATTGCCATTAATCTTCGCCAAAGTTTGAAAACATTATTCACCGATGCTGATTGGATGGACTCCATGCCTCGTGTTTGGGCTCTTGAAAAAGAAGCCGATCTCAAGGAATATTTAGGCAAATTTGAAGATCCAAAAATGACAAAACGTCTCTTGGGAGAATTGAAAAATCTCCAATTTGTGGAAggcaattttgagcaaaatatgttaaatttgaAAGAATTCCAAACTAAAATGGTCCATTACAATTCATTGCATCACCTCGATTTGAATATTAATACCAAGCCTACACGTCTGATGTTGGGTATGCAGACCACGTCCAAGTACTACGAAGACTATAATGTAGTACACATTCCTGCGGGTATCCTCTCTCCACCTGTATATCAATCTACATGGCCCACTGTCATGAAATATGCCGCTTTGGGTGTTTTAATGGGTCATGACATGATTGAGGTATACGAATCCGTTGGACATTTCTATTCCATCCGAAACGATCTCGATGGTTGGTGGACGAATAAGGCTTTAAGAGATCCATCCAAatgttttgataaatattttgacaactattTTGTTCCCGAAATTCAAGGCAATCTAAATAGTAATGCCACTAAAACTGAAAATATTGCTGATGCTGGTGCTCTGCGGATGGCTCTTATGGCATATCGCCGTAGAGAGCCAAATCTTAAAGAGGAACAAAAAATACCGGGCCTAAATCTAGAACCAGAACAATTGTTCTTCTTGGGTACAGCTCAAATGTTTTGCACATCGTATTCTGAAGCAGATTGGGCCAATTTATCGAATGATCACCAAATCAACAAATATCGAGTCCTTGGATTACTGACAAATAGTGAAGACTTTGCTAAGGCATACGGTTGTCCAGCTGGTAGCCAGATGAATCCCACGGAAAACAAATGTCGATTATGGtaa